A window of Longispora fulva contains these coding sequences:
- a CDS encoding F0F1 ATP synthase subunit gamma, translating to MAANVGALNRRIRSVKATKKITKAQELVATSRIAKAQARVAASLPYARSITGVLTALATNTSNIDNPLLTARPRVRRAGVLVVTSDRGLCGGYNANAIRTAEQLMTKLRSEGKEPVLYVSGRKGLAYYKFRNRTVTASWSGFSEQPDFDNAREIGVTLIQAFINGADDGDDHAGEDGVLGVDELHIVYTQFKSLMTQVPEAKIIGPMEVEVKPREEGLAAGLLPSYEFEPEAEVLLDALLPKYINTRIYAALLDAAASESAARRKACKAATDNADDMVQNLTRIRNSARQAAITQEISEIVGGANALAAAGSEV from the coding sequence ATGGCTGCCAATGTCGGTGCTCTGAATCGCCGGATCCGTTCGGTCAAGGCGACGAAGAAGATCACCAAGGCGCAGGAGCTTGTCGCCACCAGCCGGATCGCCAAGGCTCAGGCGCGGGTGGCGGCTTCGCTGCCGTACGCCCGCTCCATCACCGGGGTGCTCACAGCGCTGGCGACCAACACCAGCAACATCGACAACCCCCTGCTGACCGCGCGTCCGCGCGTCCGGCGGGCCGGGGTGCTCGTCGTCACCAGTGACCGTGGTCTGTGCGGTGGCTACAACGCCAACGCGATCCGGACCGCCGAGCAGCTGATGACGAAGCTCCGGTCGGAGGGCAAGGAGCCGGTGCTGTACGTGTCGGGCCGCAAGGGGCTGGCGTACTACAAGTTCCGCAACCGCACGGTGACCGCCAGCTGGTCGGGCTTCTCCGAGCAGCCGGACTTCGACAACGCCCGCGAGATCGGGGTGACGCTGATCCAGGCGTTCATCAACGGCGCGGACGACGGCGACGACCACGCTGGCGAGGACGGCGTGCTGGGTGTCGACGAGTTGCACATCGTCTACACGCAGTTCAAGTCGCTGATGACCCAGGTTCCGGAGGCCAAGATCATTGGCCCGATGGAGGTCGAGGTCAAGCCGCGCGAGGAGGGGCTGGCCGCTGGGCTGCTCCCGTCGTACGAGTTCGAGCCGGAGGCCGAGGTGCTTCTGGACGCGTTGCTGCCGAAGTACATCAACACCCGGATCTACGCGGCGCTGCTCGACGCGGCGGCGAGCGAGTCGGCGGCACGTCGCAAGGCGTGCAAGGCGGCGACGGACAACGCCGATGACATGGTCCAGAACCTGACGCGGATCCGTAACTCCGCGCGACAGGCTGCGATCACCCAGGAGATCAGTGAGATCGTCGGCGGCGCCAACGCGCTAGCGGCGGCAGGGAGTGAAGTGTGA
- the atpD gene encoding F0F1 ATP synthase subunit beta yields the protein MTTAVESKTGLGRVVRVIGPVVDAEFPRNEMPDIFNALHIDVELAGGKKTLTLEVALHLGDGMVRAISMQPTDGLVRGAEVRDTGSMISVPVGDVTKGKVFNAIGDCMNQPDAEFGERWGIHRKAPAFKDLEPKTEMLETGIKVLDLLAPYVKGGKIGLFGGAGVGKTVLIQEMIVRVANNFGGTSVFAGVGERTREGNDLIAEMTESEVIDKTALVFGQMDEPPGTRLRVALSALTMAEYFRDVANQEVLLFIDNIFRFTQAGSEVSTLLGRMPSAVGYQPTLADEMGELQERITSVRGKAITSMQAIYVPADDYTDPAPATAFTHLDATTNLERSISDKGIYPAVDPLASSSRILAPEIVGEEHYRVAAEVKQILQRYKDLQDIIAILGMDELSEEDKIVVGRARRIERFLSQNTFVAKQFTGVEGSYVPIKETVDAFKRISAGEFDHFPEQAFFMCGGLEDLERNAAELMK from the coding sequence ATGACCACTGCTGTAGAGAGCAAGACCGGCCTCGGCCGCGTTGTCCGGGTCATCGGCCCGGTCGTCGACGCCGAGTTCCCGCGCAACGAGATGCCCGACATCTTCAACGCGCTGCACATCGACGTCGAGCTGGCCGGCGGCAAGAAGACCCTGACCCTCGAGGTCGCGCTGCACCTGGGCGACGGCATGGTCCGCGCGATCTCGATGCAGCCGACCGATGGTCTGGTCCGGGGTGCCGAGGTGCGCGACACGGGCTCGATGATCTCGGTGCCCGTCGGTGACGTCACCAAGGGCAAGGTCTTCAACGCCATCGGCGACTGCATGAACCAGCCCGACGCCGAGTTCGGCGAGCGCTGGGGCATCCACCGCAAGGCACCGGCCTTCAAGGACCTCGAGCCGAAGACCGAGATGCTGGAGACCGGCATCAAGGTGCTCGACCTGCTCGCCCCGTACGTCAAGGGTGGCAAGATCGGCCTGTTCGGTGGTGCCGGTGTCGGCAAGACCGTTCTGATCCAGGAGATGATCGTCCGGGTCGCGAACAACTTCGGTGGCACCTCGGTGTTCGCCGGTGTCGGTGAGCGCACCCGTGAGGGCAACGACCTGATCGCCGAGATGACCGAGTCCGAGGTCATCGACAAGACCGCACTGGTCTTCGGCCAGATGGACGAGCCGCCGGGCACCCGTCTGCGGGTCGCGCTGTCGGCTCTGACGATGGCCGAGTACTTCCGGGACGTCGCGAACCAGGAGGTGCTGCTCTTCATCGACAACATCTTCCGGTTCACCCAGGCGGGTTCCGAGGTCTCGACCCTGCTGGGCCGGATGCCGTCGGCCGTGGGTTACCAGCCCACCCTGGCGGACGAGATGGGCGAGCTCCAGGAGCGGATCACCTCCGTCCGGGGCAAGGCCATCACGTCGATGCAGGCCATCTACGTGCCCGCTGACGACTACACCGACCCCGCGCCGGCGACAGCGTTCACCCACCTGGACGCGACCACCAACCTCGAGCGGTCGATCTCCGACAAGGGCATCTACCCGGCCGTGGACCCGCTGGCGTCCTCGTCCCGGATCCTCGCCCCGGAGATCGTCGGCGAGGAGCACTACCGGGTGGCGGCCGAGGTCAAGCAGATCCTCCAGCGTTACAAGGACCTGCAGGACATCATCGCCATCCTCGGTATGGACGAGCTGTCCGAAGAGGACAAGATCGTGGTCGGTCGGGCTCGTCGCATCGAGCGCTTCCTGTCGCAGAACACCTTCGTCGCCAAGCAGTTCACCGGCGTCGAGGGCTCCTACGTCCCGATCAAGGAGACGGTCGACGCGTTCAAGCGGATCTCCGCTGGCGAGTTCGACCACTTCCCGGAGCAGGCGTTCTTCATGTGCGGTGGCCTCGAGGACCTCGAGCGCAACGCCGCGGAGCTGATGAAGTAA